A portion of the Staphylococcus felis genome contains these proteins:
- a CDS encoding glycerate kinase, whose product MKVLVAMDEFNGIISSYDANRYVEEAIASEIERADIVQVPLFNGRHELLNSIFLWKSGTQYHITAHDAEMNEVEVTYGQTDDGMTIIEAGQFLKGQQFRPNHTSYGLGEVIHHALDKKTEHIVISLGAIDTSDGGVGMLQALGCRFYDDEGRLLDMKKGATQIKYIRKMDTNDIHEGLKKCQIQLVSDFNSKLYGKKSEIMQTYQFIDISRDTAVEIDNLLWYLAELFKSQLQLALGPIERGGAGGGIASAMHALFGAEILSSHELVDQITELDGLVKEADLVIFGEGVNEKEQIIETSSLKIAELCQKHHKVAVAICGTSAKFNQYETLGVTGMFNTFIEMPQTYTDFKMGIQLRSYARQAVKLLQAQLPA is encoded by the coding sequence ATGAAAGTACTAGTGGCTATGGACGAGTTTAACGGTATCATTTCAAGTTATGATGCCAATCGTTACGTAGAAGAGGCAATTGCAAGTGAAATTGAGAGAGCAGACATTGTACAGGTGCCATTATTTAATGGTCGCCATGAATTATTAAATTCTATTTTCTTATGGAAATCAGGCACGCAATATCATATTACAGCACACGATGCCGAAATGAATGAGGTTGAAGTGACTTATGGTCAAACTGATGATGGCATGACGATTATTGAGGCTGGACAGTTTTTAAAAGGGCAACAATTCCGTCCAAACCATACAAGTTACGGTCTAGGAGAAGTGATTCATCATGCGTTAGATAAAAAAACTGAGCATATTGTCATCTCATTAGGCGCAATTGATACAAGTGATGGCGGCGTAGGCATGTTACAAGCATTAGGTTGTCGCTTTTATGACGACGAAGGAAGACTATTGGATATGAAAAAAGGCGCAACTCAAATTAAATACATCCGTAAAATGGATACTAATGATATTCATGAAGGATTAAAAAAGTGCCAGATTCAATTGGTGTCGGATTTTAATAGTAAATTGTATGGTAAAAAGAGTGAGATCATGCAAACATATCAATTTATTGATATCTCTCGAGATACAGCTGTCGAAATTGACAATCTGTTATGGTACTTAGCAGAATTATTCAAAAGTCAATTGCAACTTGCGCTAGGTCCTATTGAACGTGGTGGTGCTGGTGGCGGTATTGCTAGTGCTATGCACGCATTGTTCGGTGCTGAAATTTTATCGAGTCATGAGCTTGTAGATCAAATTACAGAACTGGATGGACTCGTTAAAGAAGCGGATTTAGTGATATTTGGTGAAGGAGTCAATGAAAAAGAGCAGATTATTGAGACGTCATCGTTGAAGATAGCAGAATTATGTCAAAAACATCATAAAGTAGCGGTAGCTATTTGTGGCACGAGTGCAAAGTTTAACCAATACGAAACATTAGGTGTTACTGGCATGTTTAATACTTTTATTGAAATGCCTCAAACATACACAGATTTTAAGATGGGCATACAGTTACGTAGTTATGCACGCCAAGCTGTAAAATTACTGCAAGCTCAGCTACCTGCATAA
- the fakB1 gene encoding fatty acid kinase binding subunit FakB1 codes for MKIAVMTDSTSYIPRPILEKYNIRTVPLSITLENGENYKENETITADEFYEILRGASSIPTTSQPAIGEMIRAYEAYRDEGYTDVIVVHLSAGISGTYQTALQAAQMVEGINIHPIDSKIACLVEGAFVFRALDMIEEGKHIDEILDDLEDMRQNNSAYLVVDDLKNLHKSGRITGAQAWVGNLLRMKPVLTFEEGLIVPYEKVRTKKRALKLIEDKILEVAEQYTTPTIIIIGGDNKEESRNVYKEMIEQYPDYNILFSEFGPVISSHLGLGGFGIGIVDRHIEMPKVDE; via the coding sequence ATGAAAATAGCAGTAATGACAGATTCTACTAGCTATATCCCTCGCCCCATTCTAGAAAAATATAACATTCGTACAGTGCCGCTTAGCATTACACTGGAAAATGGTGAGAATTATAAAGAAAATGAGACAATCACTGCTGATGAGTTTTATGAAATTTTAAGAGGTGCTTCATCCATACCAACGACAAGTCAACCTGCTATTGGAGAAATGATTCGTGCCTACGAAGCATATCGAGATGAAGGTTATACAGATGTTATTGTTGTGCATCTTTCAGCAGGAATTAGTGGCACATACCAAACAGCCCTTCAAGCAGCACAAATGGTTGAAGGCATTAATATTCACCCAATAGATTCTAAAATTGCATGTCTTGTTGAAGGCGCATTTGTGTTCCGTGCGCTAGATATGATTGAAGAAGGTAAGCATATCGATGAAATATTAGATGACTTAGAAGACATGCGTCAAAATAATAGTGCATATTTAGTCGTGGATGATTTGAAGAATTTGCATAAGAGTGGACGAATTACGGGGGCACAAGCTTGGGTCGGTAATTTGTTGAGAATGAAACCGGTGCTGACCTTTGAAGAGGGTCTGATTGTCCCTTATGAAAAAGTACGTACGAAAAAACGTGCACTTAAATTGATTGAAGATAAAATACTAGAGGTGGCAGAGCAATATACAACACCGACTATCATCATAATAGGTGGAGACAACAAAGAAGAATCCCGCAATGTTTATAAAGAAATGATTGAGCAGTATCCTGATTATAATATTTTGTTTTCAGAATTTGGGCCTGTTATCTCTTCGCATTTAGGTTTAGGTGGATTTGGTATTGGAATAGTGGACCGTCATATTGAGATGCCTAAAGTAGATGAATAA
- a CDS encoding threonine/serine exporter family protein → MTESLTIIDENKVIDVVLLAGKVLLESGAETYRVEDTMGRIAASFGLDDTYAFVTSTAIIFSLNNRTNTRLVRVRERTTDLEKIALTNNISRKVSRDELTLDEAKAELIHLEHASLQYSFIIKFLSAAIASGFFLFMFGGVRHDFIYAVLAGAGAFLTFDLVQRVIQIKFFSEFISSMVVISIAAFFTKIGWAINQDIITIAGVMPLVPGILITNAIRDLLAGELLAGMSRGVEAALTSFAIGAGVAIVLLLF, encoded by the coding sequence ATGACAGAGTCTCTAACGATAATAGATGAAAATAAAGTCATAGATGTCGTTTTATTAGCAGGAAAGGTCTTACTCGAAAGTGGCGCCGAGACTTATCGTGTTGAAGATACAATGGGACGTATTGCTGCTAGCTTTGGTTTAGATGATACATATGCATTCGTCACATCAACTGCCATTATATTCTCGTTAAACAACCGTACCAATACTCGTTTAGTACGTGTACGTGAAAGAACAACAGATTTAGAGAAAATTGCGCTGACTAATAATATTTCACGTAAAGTTTCACGTGATGAATTAACACTTGATGAAGCAAAAGCCGAATTGATTCATCTAGAGCATGCCTCTTTACAATATTCATTTATTATTAAATTTCTATCGGCTGCTATCGCATCAGGATTTTTCTTATTTATGTTCGGCGGAGTACGCCATGACTTCATTTATGCTGTACTTGCTGGTGCTGGCGCTTTTCTAACTTTTGACCTTGTTCAACGTGTTATACAGATTAAGTTTTTTTCAGAATTCATTAGCTCGATGGTCGTCATTAGTATCGCTGCTTTTTTCACTAAAATCGGTTGGGCCATTAACCAAGATATTATTACGATTGCAGGCGTGATGCCTCTTGTCCCTGGTATTTTAATTACAAATGCGATAAGAGACTTATTAGCTGGTGAATTGTTGGCAGGTATGTCTCGAGGTGTTGAAGCAGCACTTACCTCCTTCGCAATCGGCGCTGGTGTTGCTATTGTATTGTTACTATTCTAG
- a CDS encoding ComF family protein produces the protein MHNAFTPPEILCEKCLNLLERLKFIEEGRCTYCKGSLEHSICKNCSQKPENTNIFECITPIFHYDGIIKSLIHQYKFMKDVALGHIFARYISVPRQNYDYIVPIPSAEDNDFERTFNPVTTILDLKKINYLKCLGMVKRPKQYQLSQYERRISQNPMYFKGEINLQNKHILLIDDIYTTGETAHHAARILFSKKVRKLNMLTFAR, from the coding sequence ATGCATAACGCCTTTACACCCCCTGAAATATTGTGTGAAAAATGTCTTAACTTATTAGAACGACTTAAATTTATAGAAGAAGGACGATGTACGTATTGTAAAGGGAGTCTAGAGCATAGTATTTGCAAAAACTGTAGTCAAAAACCTGAAAATACAAATATTTTTGAATGTATCACGCCCATTTTTCATTATGACGGCATAATCAAATCACTGATTCATCAATACAAATTTATGAAAGATGTCGCATTAGGACATATCTTTGCACGCTATATCTCTGTACCTAGACAAAATTATGACTATATTGTGCCCATCCCATCTGCAGAAGATAATGACTTCGAACGCACCTTTAATCCTGTTACGACGATTTTAGATTTGAAAAAAATAAATTATTTGAAATGTTTGGGTATGGTAAAACGACCTAAACAGTACCAACTTTCTCAATACGAAAGGCGTATATCTCAAAATCCGATGTATTTCAAAGGGGAAATAAATCTCCAAAACAAGCATATTTTACTGATAGATGACATATACACTACTGGTGAAACAGCCCATCACGCTGCGAGAATACTATTCAGTAAAAAAGTCAGAAAATTAAATATGTTAACGTTTGCACGATAG
- the pepT gene encoding peptidase T yields the protein MKSQIIERLTRYVKINTQSDPNSSETPSTSQQWDLINLLETELKDMGLQTDLDQHGYLFATLESNIEKNVPTVGFLAHVDTSPDFNASHVNPQIIEDYDGETIQLGQSGRQLDPNIFPDMKKVTGHTLMTTDGTSLLGADDKAGIVEIMEAIQYLINHPEIKHGPIRIGFTPDEEIGRGPHRFDVERFAADFAYTMDGSQLGELQFESFNAAEAIVTFEGVNVHPGSAKDKMVNALQLATSFNAELPEQEVPEHTDGYEGFYHLMHLNGDVEKARAHYIIRDHNRQQFEARKTTLKTIQERLNQNYHYNPITLEINDQYFNMAEKILPHQHIIDIPKAVFEELGISPNTAPIRGGTDGSQLSFMGLPTPNIFTGCDQFHGPYEYASIDVMMISVQVIIGIVEKVTTLDNDVK from the coding sequence ATGAAATCACAAATCATAGAAAGACTTACGCGTTATGTAAAGATAAATACTCAATCTGACCCAAATAGTTCAGAAACACCATCCACTTCTCAACAATGGGATTTGATCAATTTACTTGAAACAGAATTAAAAGACATGGGTTTACAAACCGATTTAGACCAACATGGTTACTTATTTGCTACTTTAGAGTCAAATATTGAAAAAAACGTCCCTACAGTAGGGTTTTTAGCCCATGTGGATACTTCTCCTGATTTCAATGCTAGCCATGTTAACCCTCAAATTATAGAAGATTATGATGGTGAAACGATTCAGTTAGGTCAATCTGGACGCCAATTAGATCCAAATATTTTTCCGGATATGAAAAAAGTGACAGGTCATACCCTCATGACAACAGATGGAACCTCTTTGCTTGGTGCCGATGATAAAGCTGGCATTGTTGAAATTATGGAAGCCATTCAGTATTTAATCAACCATCCTGAAATCAAACATGGTCCTATACGCATTGGCTTTACACCAGACGAAGAGATTGGTCGTGGTCCTCACCGATTTGACGTCGAACGTTTTGCCGCTGATTTTGCCTATACAATGGATGGTAGCCAATTAGGTGAGTTACAATTTGAAAGTTTTAATGCAGCAGAAGCCATTGTGACATTTGAAGGCGTTAATGTACATCCTGGGTCTGCTAAAGATAAAATGGTCAACGCCCTTCAACTAGCTACTTCATTTAATGCAGAACTTCCTGAACAAGAAGTTCCTGAGCATACAGACGGTTATGAAGGGTTCTATCACCTCATGCATCTGAACGGTGATGTAGAAAAAGCACGGGCACATTACATTATACGTGACCACAATCGTCAACAATTTGAAGCACGTAAAACAACTTTAAAAACCATTCAAGAGCGGTTAAACCAAAATTATCATTATAATCCTATAACATTAGAAATCAATGACCAGTACTTTAATATGGCAGAGAAAATACTACCTCATCAACATATTATTGATATTCCTAAAGCTGTTTTTGAAGAGTTAGGCATTTCACCTAATACAGCACCTATACGTGGTGGTACGGATGGTTCTCAACTATCATTCATGGGTCTGCCTACTCCTAATATTTTTACAGGATGTGATCAATTTCACGGGCCTTACGAATATGCATCCATCGATGTTATGATGATTTCTGTCCAGGTCATCATTGGCATTGTCGAAAAAGTAACCACATTAGACAATGACGTAAAGTAA
- the gdpS gene encoding GGDEF domain-containing protein GdpS yields the protein MIESIIYNISVTIAGIYLFHRLQYAESHDFRFSKSYITVLMIIVGLLLAFHPVPIDTYTIQLSFVPLLFLGRYTNSFYTLLAAIIIALVGYFVLMTSLTFAISLIIIAGVVSVIGPFLKQSHLIAIQILNALSILILAMIAMFMPSFDIMEVIYLIPLAIIATLVTTIFYVDLLQFFSLIARYENEDTIDYLTGLGNVKEFDRHLNNMTTLAEQNQQSLALLLIDIDGFKKVNDEYSHHSGDAVLKQMSHLLQNYVPKKTKVFRNGGEEFSIVLSDYSLDDCVKLAENIRKAVKKSSFHLPDKTVIKLSVSIGVGYLAHDTYKSQRKVFKDADDMLHVAKTEGRDKVMFNPIIKLQ from the coding sequence ATGATTGAATCAATTATTTATAATATCTCAGTAACAATTGCAGGAATATACTTATTTCATCGCTTACAGTACGCTGAATCACATGATTTCAGATTCTCAAAAAGTTACATTACAGTTTTAATGATAATCGTGGGCTTATTATTAGCCTTCCACCCTGTACCAATCGATACGTATACCATTCAATTGTCATTTGTACCATTATTATTTTTAGGTCGTTATACGAATTCATTTTATACATTATTGGCTGCTATCATTATCGCACTAGTTGGCTATTTTGTATTAATGACTTCTCTAACTTTCGCCATCTCTCTCATTATTATTGCAGGTGTCGTTAGTGTCATTGGACCTTTCCTAAAACAAAGTCACTTAATTGCCATTCAAATCTTAAACGCTCTCAGTATTTTAATATTAGCTATGATTGCTATGTTTATGCCATCATTTGACATAATGGAAGTCATATATTTAATTCCTTTAGCAATCATTGCCACTTTAGTGACGACCATTTTTTATGTTGATTTGCTTCAATTTTTCTCATTAATTGCACGTTATGAAAATGAAGACACTATCGACTACTTAACAGGCTTAGGCAACGTTAAGGAGTTTGATCGTCACTTAAATAATATGACAACTTTAGCCGAACAAAATCAACAAAGTTTAGCATTATTACTCATTGACATTGATGGATTTAAAAAAGTAAATGATGAGTATTCACATCATTCAGGAGATGCTGTCCTGAAACAAATGTCTCATCTTTTACAGAATTATGTGCCTAAAAAGACAAAAGTTTTTAGAAATGGCGGCGAAGAGTTTTCCATTGTATTAAGCGATTATTCATTAGATGATTGCGTTAAATTAGCTGAAAATATTCGTAAAGCTGTTAAAAAATCAAGTTTTCATTTACCAGACAAGACCGTTATCAAATTATCCGTTTCGATTGGCGTTGGCTACTTAGCACACGATACTTACAAATCTCAACGCAAAGTATTTAAAGATGCAGATGATATGTTACATGTTGCTAAAACTGAAGGGCGTGACAAAGTTATGTTCAACCCCATCATTAAATTGCAATAA
- the hpf gene encoding ribosome hibernation-promoting factor, HPF/YfiA family: MINFEIHGDNLTITDAIRNYIEEKIGKLERYFTNVPNATAHVKVKTYQNSSTKIEVTIPLKNVTLRAEERHDDLYAGIDLINSKLERQVRKYKTRVNRKNRDRGYEEDIFVETVPNVSENEEDTSESDIEIIRSKTFSLKPMDSEEAVLQMNLLGHDFFVFNDRETDGTSIVYRRKDGKYGLIETE, encoded by the coding sequence ATGATTAACTTTGAAATTCATGGGGACAACCTCACAATCACAGATGCTATTAGAAATTATATTGAGGAGAAAATTGGTAAACTTGAACGTTACTTTACAAATGTGCCAAATGCAACAGCACATGTAAAAGTGAAAACATATCAAAATTCAAGTACTAAAATTGAAGTTACAATTCCTTTAAAAAATGTCACATTACGTGCAGAAGAACGTCATGACGATTTATATGCAGGTATCGACTTAATTAATAGTAAATTAGAGCGTCAAGTACGCAAATATAAAACAAGAGTCAATCGTAAAAATAGAGACCGTGGCTATGAAGAGGATATTTTTGTAGAAACTGTACCAAATGTATCTGAAAATGAAGAAGATACAAGTGAGTCAGATATCGAAATCATCCGCTCTAAAACATTTAGCTTAAAACCAATGGATTCTGAAGAAGCGGTTTTACAAATGAATTTATTAGGTCACGATTTCTTCGTATTTAACGATCGAGAAACGGATGGAACAAGTATTGTATACCGTCGTAAAGATGGTAAATATGGCTTAATTGAAACAGAATAG
- a CDS encoding threonine/serine exporter family protein — protein MTTVLYYIAQFVISFVATMLFSILFNAPKRLLLAAGFVGAMGWIIYRITVDLNYGIVMAAFLGSFILGMMSHTMSRRYKRPVIIFIVPGIIPLVPGGAAYEATRLLVTNAYTKAVNQFLEVTLTSGAIAFGILCAEIFYYIYTRLKHQYGKLKGKTYRKGYHMNNRL, from the coding sequence ATGACAACAGTTCTATATTATATTGCACAGTTTGTCATCAGTTTTGTTGCAACAATGCTTTTTTCTATTCTGTTTAATGCACCGAAACGATTACTATTAGCTGCAGGGTTCGTTGGTGCAATGGGATGGATTATTTATAGAATTACCGTTGATTTAAATTACGGGATAGTTATGGCTGCTTTTTTAGGAAGTTTTATTCTTGGTATGATGAGCCATACGATGAGCCGTCGTTATAAGCGACCCGTTATTATATTTATCGTCCCTGGTATTATCCCCTTAGTGCCTGGTGGTGCAGCGTATGAAGCAACCCGCTTACTTGTTACAAATGCCTACACTAAAGCGGTTAACCAATTTCTTGAAGTGACGTTAACATCAGGCGCCATCGCATTTGGTATTTTGTGTGCCGAAATATTTTATTATATTTACACTCGGTTAAAACATCAATATGGTAAACTAAAAGGCAAAACCTATCGCAAAGGGTATCATATGAATAATCGTTTATAA
- a CDS encoding glycosyltransferase family 4 protein, which yields MYTLKLIVISMIVSLIITPIVIAVSKKLDIVDKPNFRKIHTKPISVLGGSAILISFFIGIWLGHPIEREIKPLLLGAIVIYLIGLIDDMYDLKPILKLFGQIVAALVVVYYGVTIDFISIPIGPTIYFGWLSIPITIFWIVAITNAINLIDGLDGLAAGVSTIALVTIGFIAILQGNIFIMMICSVLIGSLIGFLVFNFHPAKIFLGDSGALLLGFIIGFLSLLGFKNITFISLFFPIVILAVPFIDTLFAMIRRVKKGQHIMQADKSHLHHKLLELGYTHRQTVTLIYSIAVMFSVVSVILYLSQPWGVFLTVILIIVTIELIVEFTGLIDDDYRPMLNFIAKKRRQNKP from the coding sequence ATGTACACATTAAAGCTCATTGTTATTTCAATGATAGTCAGTTTGATAATAACGCCCATTGTTATTGCCGTTTCGAAAAAGCTAGACATAGTCGATAAACCCAACTTTAGAAAGATACATACAAAACCTATATCGGTACTTGGTGGATCAGCGATTTTAATTTCTTTTTTTATAGGTATATGGTTAGGTCATCCTATTGAACGTGAAATTAAGCCATTATTATTAGGGGCTATTGTGATATATCTCATTGGTTTGATTGATGATATGTACGATTTAAAGCCAATTTTAAAGTTATTTGGACAAATCGTAGCGGCTTTAGTCGTTGTATATTATGGTGTGACAATTGATTTTATCTCAATTCCTATTGGGCCTACAATTTATTTTGGTTGGTTAAGTATCCCGATTACTATTTTTTGGATTGTGGCGATTACAAATGCAATCAATTTAATAGACGGTTTAGATGGCCTTGCTGCAGGAGTTTCTACTATAGCCCTTGTTACGATTGGGTTTATAGCGATTTTGCAAGGCAATATCTTTATCATGATGATATGTAGCGTGCTCATTGGATCACTGATAGGATTTTTAGTATTTAATTTCCATCCTGCTAAAATTTTCCTCGGAGATAGTGGGGCGTTATTACTAGGTTTTATTATTGGTTTTCTATCATTATTAGGTTTTAAAAATATCACTTTTATATCGTTGTTTTTCCCAATTGTAATTTTGGCTGTGCCATTTATTGATACGTTATTTGCAATGATACGCCGAGTGAAAAAAGGACAACATATCATGCAAGCTGATAAATCTCATTTACATCATAAGTTATTGGAGTTAGGGTACACACATAGGCAGACAGTGACACTTATTTATTCAATTGCTGTGATGTTTAGTGTCGTTAGTGTAATTCTTTATTTATCGCAACCATGGGGTGTTTTTTTAACAGTGATATTAATCATTGTTACAATTGAACTCATTGTTGAATTTACTGGACTGATTGATGATGATTACCGTCCGATGCTTAATTTTATTGCCAAAAAGAGAAGGCAAAATAAACCTTAA
- a CDS encoding YigZ family protein, with amino-acid sequence MESSIITIKKEHIIENVINKSRFIAHIKPVFTEDEAKAFIDEKKKEHREATHNCSAYTIGDTMHIQKASDDGEPSGTAGVPMLEMLKKHDVHNVAVVVTRYFGGIKLGTGGLIRAYGGAVRDAIQDIGRIELRPAIPTQVTIDYDLTGKFEYELQSTTFFLRDTVYTDRVTYYIDVIQEEYNDFIQFLNQYTQGNYDLTEDEVKRLPFDIN; translated from the coding sequence ATGGAATCTTCAATTATTACAATAAAAAAAGAACACATTATTGAGAATGTGATCAATAAATCTCGTTTTATCGCTCATATCAAACCTGTCTTCACTGAAGATGAAGCAAAAGCGTTTATTGACGAAAAGAAAAAAGAACATCGTGAAGCCACACATAATTGCTCTGCATATACGATTGGAGACACGATGCATATTCAAAAAGCAAGTGATGACGGTGAACCGAGTGGTACAGCAGGCGTCCCCATGCTTGAAATGCTCAAGAAGCATGATGTACATAATGTTGCAGTCGTTGTGACACGTTACTTTGGGGGGATTAAACTTGGTACAGGTGGTTTGATTAGAGCTTATGGTGGCGCAGTCAGAGATGCTATTCAAGATATTGGAAGAATCGAATTACGACCTGCCATTCCCACGCAAGTCACAATTGATTATGATTTAACTGGTAAATTTGAATACGAGTTACAATCAACTACATTCTTTTTACGAGATACTGTCTACACCGACCGAGTCACATACTATATCGATGTCATTCAAGAAGAATATAATGATTTCATTCAATTTTTAAACCAATATACACAAGGTAACTATGACCTTACTGAAGATGAGGTCAAGCGTTTACCCTTTGATATTAATTAA
- a CDS encoding DEAD/DEAH box helicase family protein — protein MSEGGTSIKYYGQVINDVDQRTDEIIATECLGVTETSYGYHCTRCEIDAKRAFYRYYSQVLHQDVVYCRNCINMGRMDNISKCIVTQSHTVISQGNYELPFVLSEQQQYASDKIVRAVLSQTSLLLHAVTGAGKTEMMFEAISQARKLGYNIAVVSPRVDVVVEVSERIISTFKDEAIDVLHQASSQRFDGHFVVSTVHQLYRFKNHFHVVFIDEVDAFPLSMDPQLMNAISKASRDKSSHIYMTATPPSRLKSQFSASNTVILPARFHRNKLVVPKFKFYKVKHHQIQNQLLRQLKNQQSHQRTTLLFFNHIQQMLIFYKTYQSVVKGMCCIYSEDPDRLEKVAALRERKYSIVLTTTILERGFTMSHLDVWVMDSHTYTSSALIQIAGRVGRKAEDPTGTVIYFHEGRTVAMYQARHEIFKMNNLALKRGWIDH, from the coding sequence ATGAGTGAAGGGGGGACGAGTATCAAATATTACGGACAAGTTATCAATGATGTTGATCAACGCACTGACGAAATAATTGCAACTGAATGTTTAGGTGTGACAGAGACGAGCTATGGATATCATTGTACGCGATGTGAAATAGATGCTAAGCGTGCATTTTATCGATACTATAGTCAGGTACTTCATCAAGATGTTGTGTATTGTCGGAATTGTATCAATATGGGGCGTATGGATAATATATCAAAGTGCATTGTGACTCAAAGTCATACCGTCATTTCTCAAGGCAATTACGAGCTGCCTTTTGTTCTTTCTGAGCAACAACAATATGCGTCAGATAAGATTGTACGTGCAGTTTTATCTCAGACTTCGTTGTTATTGCATGCTGTTACCGGCGCAGGCAAGACAGAAATGATGTTTGAAGCTATCTCTCAAGCACGTAAGCTAGGATATAATATTGCAGTCGTTTCACCTAGAGTAGATGTTGTTGTTGAAGTAAGTGAACGTATTATTTCAACATTTAAAGATGAAGCTATCGATGTTTTACATCAAGCGAGCTCGCAACGTTTTGATGGACATTTTGTTGTATCAACTGTACATCAATTATATCGTTTCAAAAATCATTTTCATGTCGTATTTATTGATGAAGTGGATGCTTTTCCACTTTCGATGGATCCACAACTAATGAATGCTATTTCTAAAGCATCACGAGATAAATCAAGTCATATTTATATGACAGCAACCCCTCCATCCCGCCTTAAAAGTCAATTCAGCGCTTCCAATACTGTGATATTGCCTGCCCGATTTCATCGTAATAAGTTAGTCGTTCCAAAGTTTAAATTTTATAAAGTGAAGCATCATCAAATTCAAAATCAACTGTTAAGACAATTGAAAAACCAACAAAGTCATCAACGGACAACTTTACTCTTCTTCAATCATATCCAACAAATGCTGATTTTTTATAAAACATATCAATCTGTTGTAAAAGGGATGTGTTGCATCTATAGCGAAGACCCGGATCGGTTAGAAAAAGTAGCGGCCTTACGTGAAAGGAAATATTCAATTGTACTTACAACAACTATATTGGAAAGAGGGTTTACTATGTCTCATTTAGATGTATGGGTTATGGATAGCCATACCTACACCTCTAGTGCACTAATCCAAATTGCTGGAAGGGTTGGACGTAAAGCGGAAGATCCAACTGGAACGGTGATATATTTCCATGAAGGTAGGACGGTTGCGATGTATCAAGCAAGACACGAAATTTTTAAAATGAACAACTTAGCTTTAAAAAGGGGATGGATAGATCATTAA
- the ytxJ gene encoding bacillithiol system redox-active protein YtxJ, with product MAIKLSSIDQFEQVIEQNHDAFILKHSNTCPISESALDQFNKFLYERDMDGYYVVVQEARELSDYMAQKTGIKHESPQAFYFVNGEAKWHDSHQNINVSSLAKAEE from the coding sequence ATGGCGATAAAGCTAAGTTCGATTGACCAGTTTGAACAAGTTATTGAACAAAATCACGATGCATTTATATTAAAGCATAGTAATACTTGCCCTATTTCAGAAAGTGCGCTAGATCAATTTAATAAATTTTTATATGAACGTGATATGGACGGCTATTATGTTGTTGTACAAGAAGCGCGTGAACTTTCTGATTATATGGCTCAAAAAACTGGTATAAAACATGAATCTCCTCAAGCTTTTTATTTTGTAAATGGCGAGGCAAAGTGGCATGATAGCCACCAAAATATTAATGTCTCATCACTTGCTAAAGCAGAAGAATAA